A genome region from Crossiella equi includes the following:
- a CDS encoding GNAT family N-acetyltransferase, translated as MAMMRLTEYSRDDRDDCLRLFDTNVPLYFAPGERAEFARFLDRLPGPYLVGRINGALVAAGGHAPARDRPGVWTLCWGMVERRRHKQGLGRALLEARLRLVAADPDAVAVVLSTSQHSTGFFEHLGFRVEKIVPQGFAADIDQYDLRLDRPELVARFG; from the coding sequence ATGGCGATGATGCGACTGACCGAGTACAGCCGGGACGACCGCGACGACTGCCTCCGGCTGTTCGACACCAACGTCCCGCTCTACTTCGCCCCGGGCGAACGAGCCGAGTTCGCCCGCTTCCTGGACCGGCTGCCGGGCCCGTACCTGGTCGGCCGGATCAACGGTGCCCTGGTCGCGGCGGGCGGCCACGCCCCGGCCCGGGACCGCCCGGGCGTCTGGACGCTGTGCTGGGGCATGGTCGAACGGCGACGGCACAAACAGGGCCTGGGCCGCGCGCTGCTGGAGGCACGGCTGCGCCTGGTCGCGGCCGACCCGGACGCGGTGGCCGTGGTCCTGAGCACGAGCCAGCACAGCACCGGCTTCTTCGAGCACCTGGGCTTCCGGGTGGAGAAGATCGTGCCGCAGGGCTTCGCCGCCGACATCGACCAGTACGACCTGCGGCTGGACCGGCCCGAGCTGGTGGCGAGGTTCGGCTGA
- a CDS encoding Tat pathway signal sequence domain protein: MADNRAFSRRTALSLLGGAAALSLTGREALGVPLAWQQRWAPVPSRDGLGAFEGVEDDRAGSHPGVKHIYVQGETYRFDMHTRDRDTSTDRQRNEVRGMRAGGANIDLLQGQTWRFTYSMYIPSSLKATTSFTHIMQTKMPGLGSAPVTVMSLRRKGSRPTIEFKVTEGDVLVGDVDLAPLQNRWIDTEVELKVGNGNGSVRWVVRNGGSTVIDARKSNVDTWLADRLRPKWGIYRSLNDSANINDCHLLLRNLKAYQLV, encoded by the coding sequence GTGGCCGACAACCGCGCGTTCAGCCGCCGCACCGCCTTGTCCCTGCTGGGAGGTGCCGCCGCGCTGTCCCTCACCGGCCGCGAGGCGCTCGGCGTGCCGCTGGCCTGGCAGCAGCGCTGGGCCCCGGTGCCCAGCCGCGACGGGCTCGGCGCGTTCGAGGGCGTCGAGGACGACCGCGCCGGTTCGCACCCGGGCGTCAAGCACATCTACGTCCAGGGTGAGACCTACCGCTTCGACATGCACACCCGGGACCGGGACACCTCCACCGACCGGCAGCGCAACGAGGTGCGCGGCATGCGGGCCGGGGGCGCCAACATCGACCTGCTGCAGGGCCAGACCTGGCGCTTCACCTACTCGATGTACATCCCGTCCTCGCTCAAGGCCACCACGAGCTTCACCCACATCATGCAGACCAAGATGCCCGGTCTGGGCTCCGCGCCGGTCACGGTGATGTCCCTGCGCCGCAAGGGTTCCCGCCCGACCATCGAGTTCAAGGTGACCGAGGGCGACGTGCTGGTGGGCGATGTCGACCTGGCCCCGTTGCAGAACCGGTGGATCGACACCGAGGTGGAGCTCAAGGTCGGCAACGGCAACGGCTCGGTGCGCTGGGTGGTGCGCAACGGCGGCAGCACGGTCATCGACGCGCGGAAGTCCAACGTGGACACCTGGCTGGCCGACCGGCTGCGCCCGAAGTGGGGCATCTACCGCTCGCTCAACGACTCCGCGAACATCAACGACTGCCACCTGCTGCTCCGCAACCTCAAGGCGTACCAGCTCGTGTGA
- a CDS encoding phosphoribosyltransferase, translated as MTTLEELPAPAVDFQACRILCLDLPSEVPPARVVHELDGVSQPVEPSRLLAVGHALWSSWLGNPHHDRPDVLLGFDNSGIVPTLAVAMASGLPYHLAWKLETEQSAIPRRRSAEIFTYGRLQGRRVLIVDSALTHCAAITSLISVLRDEAADVVGVASLTEDAEGSNRLHIESTGVPLVSLTSVR; from the coding sequence ATGACGACGTTGGAGGAACTGCCGGCGCCGGCGGTGGACTTCCAGGCGTGCCGGATCCTGTGCCTCGACCTGCCCTCGGAGGTGCCGCCCGCACGGGTGGTGCACGAGCTGGACGGGGTCAGCCAGCCGGTGGAGCCGTCGCGGCTGCTCGCCGTCGGCCACGCGCTGTGGTCGTCCTGGCTGGGCAACCCGCACCACGACCGCCCCGACGTGCTGCTCGGCTTCGACAACAGCGGCATCGTGCCCACCCTGGCCGTGGCGATGGCCTCCGGGCTGCCCTACCACCTGGCGTGGAAGCTGGAGACCGAGCAGAGCGCGATCCCGCGCCGCCGCAGCGCCGAGATCTTCACCTACGGGCGGCTGCAGGGCAGGCGGGTGCTGATCGTGGACTCCGCGCTCACCCACTGCGCCGCCATCACCAGCCTCATCTCCGTGCTGCGCGACGAGGCCGCCGACGTGGTCGGCGTGGCCTCCCTGACCGAGGACGCCGAGGGCAGCAACCGGCTGCACATCGAGTCCACCGGCGTACCGCTGGTCTCCCTCACCAGCGTGCGCTGA